ataataagtgACCATTATTATTAGATAACTTACAAtatattaacataaattaattatatattctaagatttatattatatataaatagattttaattatttttagtataaaatctttattaaaaatttcaatagataaaaataataaaaataaaatttaaaataattaataaaaaatttaaaacattttactatttttatatattaaaattaaaagagaatatataaaataaaaagtatAACTAAGAGTTTGTCAAGTAGCTAACACGTGACACGTtttctttcataataatattatgtgacatttaaattataaattatttaatacttatcctattaatattataataaattattattattataaaataatttataatatattaacatatattaattAATGAGATCTTTATTAAAAAACTTTAAAAgtagtaaaaataaaatttaaaataattaataagaaaatttaaaacatttcattattattgcatattaaaattaaaaaaatatatatatatatatatatatatatatatatatatatatatatatataaattaaaattattaatagccCCATACTTCTAACACAAAGAATTCCTTAATTACACATAAATGCAAGCCGAGACTGAAACTTATTTATCACATAAGCCTGTAGAAGAGTACAGACTTCTCAGTCTAAGCCTGTCGAAGAGTACAGACTTCTCAGTCTTCCCCTCACCCCGCATTAACTTTCTATCTGCAGACAAAAAAGAAAAGCACTGCCCAAGCAATTTCCTAGCTTGAAtacatattttatacaattccgttcctatgaagaaaattttcccTACGGAATTTTTTCACTTCTCCTGTGTGTCAAGTTTGGACTTGAGATTTCAACACCATCATCCGATGATGAAACATTGGAGGATACAGAAGACTCGGGTATCGCACTTGATATTGGATTTCGCTGAGTTTCAttcttgaaactgtgagaaaccaGTGAATGTGTTCTTGGAGCTTCAGAAGCTGGATGCCCTTGAGCCTCTTCAGCAAGTCGCCTTAGAAGATTCATAAGGGTAGGAAGGAACCTTGAAGAAATGGAAAGTATCCCAGCCAACTGTTAAAACAAAGAAATAAGACACTGTATCTGCgaatagaaaaagagaaattgATCATCAAAGACCTTAAATAAGAGTACAACTTCAACAGCATTTTCACTATCATATGAAACTCTGGTATCCATTTCTGTCCTCGCAACCAGAGTTAAATTACAAACTCACTTTCAGATTACAAGCCGTTTGCCTCATAATAATCATACAAAAGTGTCAGCAGTATGCTAAATGGCCTGAAACATTTAACTGACAACTAATTTGCAATACTGGAATTTGGTTGGGATCAACGCTTTTTAAACCGGACCAACCACTGACCAGGTCAATACTTCAATTAGTTCAActggttcaatttttttttaaagaattattAGTTGCTTTTAAAGTAAAAATTGAAAACAAAATCAAACTTGACAGAATGTCGTTCCAGTTCCTGGTTTAACCAGTTCAATTGTTTGGTCCAGTCCTGCTTTTAGAACACTTGCTGGAACATGGGTCAGCATTCAAATTGAGAAAAGGTGGTGTTATACATTTAAACATACAAGGAGCAACAAATTAAGGAAAAACTTGTGCTTGCTCCTATGAGATGTGTGCAATGATCCACATAGTATAAGAGCACATTTGACAGGACTTGCTGCAACAAAATACAATGCAATGAAATGTATATTCAATCGAGTAATAAATGACAATTTTATTCCATTGTAGTCTGCTAAAACAGTTGAATTTAGTATTTgagaaaacaataatatgcattcGAAAGCCAAACTTTCTTACAGTGCCATTACGGAACTCTCCTGCGATGTCCATTTGTACCCATAAGGCCTTTGAAAGTAAAAAAACAATGAACAGAATCATGAGGTAAAGAGGATTCCTGATTCAATAAAAGACATGTAATCAATTGGATATCCCGACTGGATGAAAAACAAGGACATGAAATAAAATACAGATTTTCTTTTAATTGCAATGAGGACTTAGGAGTTGAGACTTTCAGTCAGCAGTAGTTACTTTAATAGAAGCATGAATTCATTAAAGCCTAGGACAATCATCGCTACAATTGCCCATGCAGGGGGTAACCAGTTGTTGCTTCGTTTATTAGCCTCCTGTCAAAAATACAAGAATCATTTGTCAGAGATGAGGATAATGTAGATATGATGATATAAAGATTAAAATAATATACCTGAACTGAAATTGCTTGAGCAACTGCATACTCAGTTTCTGTTTTAAACTGCCTCCATAATGACTTGCACTGAACTGGAGTAATTAGTGTATCTTTTGGAGAAACCTGCATTATTTTGGATTTTGATGAGAAATCagtttttgttgttgttgttattattattaggcttaaatataaaaataatccaAACCTTGTCGCGAAATTGTATTTTGATCGAATAGATTCAATTTTCTTAATTTAGGGCAAATAGTTTAAATTAGTTGCAATTTTATCGAACAAGTGAAATTGGTTTGGGGAAGTGTGCCAATGCTGACATGGCAGGCCACCAGGCATAATTTAATGTTAAATGGTGGACCTTACAtaacttataatttataacaACTAAATTTTAATCCCAAATTAGTTAGGgacgtaaattaaaaaaaaaaaaaaaaaaaaaaaaaggaggagaaAGGGAACTCATTTGATTTACTTAACATTGATAATCTTGGTTAACCAAATTTAAAGAAGCCTATCTTAATTAGctttttgtttaatttatatgTCAAGTGGAACCCACCATTTAACATTAAATTATAACATGTGGCCTGCCACATCAACATTGACAACCCTCCAAAATCAACTTTATCCTTGGATAAAATTGaaactaatttgaaaattttgatctAAATCATCAAAATTAAAACAATTGGATTGGATGAAGATGCAATTTTAGAAAAAGGTTTGGATTTTTTTTGGCtattattattaaagaaaaaaaattattctaaagtaagcggatatatatatatatgggcagCTAGCTTGTCCACTATTAGGGTAAGTTAGTAAGatgtccttttttttttcatttccattAGTTTCCCATTTTTTTTGCTGGGCTTAAAAAGAAAATTAGGGAAAAACAAGTAATTTAAACAACTAACAATCAACGAGGTTATTCAATGCCCAAACATTCTCTCTTATTAATAATATGATCATAAATACATATTCTCTTTACTATCGAtcgatttattaataatttttttaaatcaaaaattttctttgcgatcaatttattaataattttttaaaatcaaaaaTTTTCTTTCCTAAGTTTTATTGAATTTAACAATTTTTAAATGTAATAAACTTAAAATTTGCATCTCCTAATTTGAACCAGTTTCAATCTAAAATTTTGGGACTGGTAACGGCTGTCACTAGCCATTACTTAAAGGATAACAGACATTACTATAAAGCAGAGAACCTGCTTTTTCTTTTGTTCTGCAGAGATAGCTTCACATCCATATTTTGTCTAGTTTCTTAGTCTGCACTTCTCTAAAGACTCTTTATCTCAAATTTTGCATCTCTACAAATCCTAAAGTTTTTCATCTTCATTTCTTGAGCTAAGAATCATCAAATAAACTATACAAAGTGAAGGTTTATTTGAAGGAGATCAATTAATCTACACTTCTGATGGTGATATATCCCAATCAAAGGGCAAAGGTATTGAATACGGAGAGTGTTCTATTGATTCATATAAATATGGATATGGTTATGGTTATAGTGCAAATACGATGGACGGAGACTCAACTGAAGCTACTTATACTAGTGATTAACAATATGCACAACATGAATGGGCACATTCAGATCCATATCCATATAATCACCCTCCTATATTTTTCAGatttctcttcatcaaagttatcatTTTCCCAACCCATTCAGGATCCTACTACAACAAGCCACACTCCACATGCCAATTTTAGTTATCCATTTGATATGGATTCTTTCTTTAGCTTAATCCATCACAGTATCAATATCAAGTTAATGATTAAAGCTCTCAAAATCAAAATCAAGAGCCCTCCAGACACTCTTTTTGGTGGTAATAAGAATAGTTCTTTACTATATACTTAGTTACTTTAGTTTTAAATTCATTAATGCAAATGATGTCTAAGAATGAAGGATTCAATATCCATATTTGATGTATCTATGCTTATTATTTAGTTGTATATTTttgttttaattatatttttaaatatttattcatttCATGAACTTTGCAATTTTTTGCAAAAAACTTGCATAATGATAGGCTGTTATTACGTTACGAGGATTACAAACCTGTTTTCGTAACCTGCAAATGTGACTGCAGTTTAAATCCATAAGCTGTACATAAATCTAATTGGCTTAttcattttatttcaattttagaatttattttatattttatttttaaaatgttaataattactattttaatttaaaaatcaaatcCATTATACTCAAATGACTATTGATCCACCTAATTTTAAGAACAATGACTCATGCCTAATGGTCagcatttaaaaatattaaattctataaaatttgggaatggaaatatttaaattaaaaaataataataatttgattaatatgAGAGAATAAGTATATACAATCATATTATTAATATGGAGAATGTATGCACATTTAATAATCCCATTGATTGTTAGTTTTCTAAATTACTTATTTATCAACAAAAATAGAGGGCCATTAGTGGACAAGTCAGCAACTCCCTACGTTTGTTAGTGTGTGTgtgtacatatatacatataactTAACATTCAATAACCATTACCTGTTGCCATGTGCTTGATGCAAGGGGATCTGAAGTAGCTCCAACACTTCTATCTTGAGAAGATGAAACAGCAACAGACCCATCCATTAGAGAGGAAAAAAGTACATTCTCAATTTTGTCTGGCTTCTCATCCAAGCGTATGGCTGCCATGACCGACAGAAGTTTCAAAGACTGCAACAAGATAATTTCAAGACATTCAGATATTGCAAAAGTATCAAAAGCAATTGCCCTTCCTTAAAAATCCTAGTGGTTTACCGCAGAGCGTGCATCCTTTGTAATTGTTCTTATGTCTTCTTTTCCAGTCCAAACCCTTGGCATTGAATCATTGTCGTgattgaaaactgctgagaacctGAAATATGCTCCAGGAAATTAACTAAGAAAGTactatagaaagaaaaaaaacaaaTCAAACAATTATTTTCTCTACCTATCCTTCATGCGAATCAGAACTTTCCCTGCTTCTTCTCTTGCTTTTCTCTCTACTACATTTCTTGCATAATCCCTCATATTTTGTACCATTGTGTCAATTGTAGACCTATCCAACTCAAAACTAGCAAAATCAGCTAACAATCCTGATACAGCAACCTCTGTCTCACGTTTAAGAAGTCCTCTTATTGAAACCCATGTGTCTCTCCCACCAGCTTCAAATAGAGATTCTACAGGTTCAGTAAGTGCGTCAGCGAGTTGTTTCTGCAAATCAGTAATGAATTAATATCTGGTTATTTGTTTGTGTGCAGTGAAGAACAGTAAAACAGTACTCTCAGCGGACAGAAACCATGGATCACAACACCAACCTAGCAATTTACctcatatttttttatcatttctgACAACTTCAAATTGCATACAGATGAGGCATGTGTCTCAATATCACGGCGAAGCTTCTCCCTCACTTTTGAAGCATCCCATTTAGCCAGTCTTATGGAAGCATCTGAGAGCAAGACATAGAAGGTCACTTGCCACGTTGAGGCAAAATGAATAAGCAGACAACATATCTTTGCTGTTtttgcaaaagaaaagaaaaagtacaTCACATAAGGATCAGCTATAGTTACAAAAGCGTGAATAAGCTGCAATAGCAGTCCATATGGCCTgttacatttttattattttttaatctcCTTCTAATAAAAAATGGGTGACCCAGTGCACAAACATCACACGCTTGTTTTCTAATTCAATGCAGAGCTAAAAGAGTAATCTATTACTCTATAAAAAGAGTACATGGCCCTTGCACTATTCACaacttgaaatttttgaatttcctaTGATACCCTTAAATAATTTTGTAATTTCCTATTATGTTTTgtctttattcatttaatttatacTTCATTGAAATCTTACAATACCAATATGATTCATTTTATCACAGATTACCATTTTTAACAACTTTTGTCACAAGGTTAATCAAACATTTGTATACTATTGGGTTTTTGTTATGCTAATAATTCCTTTattaattaacttaaaaataatTACACTTTTACACAAATTGTTATCtatccatatctacatctatactATATAAAAAGAGTACATGGCCCATGCACTATTGCACTATTCACGAGTGCAATTTTCTAAAATGTCAATGATATTTCATTATTCCTcacttattttgttcttattaattTCCTCTCATTTAACTAAAGCCTTGTCTCTTTTTTAATAGTTTGACTTACAATTGTATTGTAATTAAAAGAAACAGACATTTTTATGATTGAAAGTATATTAGGAAGTTTGTTCAGTCTAAGTTATTCAATACAATTAATTATCATTTTCTAATATCTTTCTTTTTTCTGGAAAGTGGAAACCAATATCTACTTCAttttaaataaactaaaataatacTTCTCTCACTTTTTTATACTGAATGCCTAAAAGTATTGTTTCTATTTGACTCAGTCTactattacatatatatatatatatatatatatatatatatatatatatatatatatatatatatatatatatatatatatatatataacataattTGTCATTTCTCAATTTATGAAAATGTTTAATTGAAAATACTACCATGCATTatatttttccattttaaatatttcattgctaattagttaatcactaaaataatatattattaatgttGCTTTACAAAATTATAAGAAAAGTTTATACAAACTATGTTTTTTCTTTAGACTTCgtctttttaaattaaattttaataaatcatTAAAGATAAATTTACTTTCAATTTATTATCATTTGAATATAATCTTCACATGTAAGAGATAAGGCGTTAGTTTTTAAAGTATTTACAAGAACTACAAGAAGAAATAGGGGTTTATTTCACTCATAATCCCTCAACTTAGGTGAGTATCATCTTTCAACTTCAATTTATATCATAAAAATCTCTAAACTTCTCTGTGACCTGCTATTACAGGTCTCTAAGTTAACCTATGGctaaatttcacttattatcccTCAATTTCAATAAATATACCACACACTCCTCAAATTTAATTTATCTCACAtaaatctttaaaatttaatttaatataaaataattttaatataaaatatattaagtaaTAATTATTGGATATATTATTTGCTAATTTAACAAATAAAACAAAAACGATATACAATATCAacctatataataaaatttaaatgattcatacttaattagggtttaaatattctcaaaataaagtaaaataattatatattttttttttacattaaaaTAAACCAAAGGAATTAAGataaataataagatataaaTCTTTTAGATATTAacctaaaatcaaattaaaaaataatatatgtaaaagtattatttttatatgataaattaaataattaatttattgtaaatttttataaaatattaaactatttcaaaaagtatgactttattttaaataaaatcaaaaataaatgaagtttttaaaattttaaaataactatAAAGTTTAGAGACGACTATGATAAATCTATTTAAGTTGAGGAATGATGAGTGAAACTTAGCCATAAGGTAATATGGAAACTTCTAACAGCTGGTCATAGAATTTTAATAATACTCAAATTGAAGTTCATAGATTTTTATGATACAAATTAAAGTTGATAGATATTACTGATAGAACCAACTAAGTTGAGGGACTATAAGTGAAACTAACCGAAGAAATGGACAATAAACATAAATTACCCATGATATTTTAGTATAAAAGTACATAAAATGCCCATATtaaatccattttaattttgaatgCATATTTACTTAAAACCAGCAatgtattaaaataattttttaagaaattagATTATGAAAACTCTAAACtgtatatgaaaattttaaattaatgaatttaacaCCATTAAATAATGCACCTAAAACAATAGATAATTCTAAGTTATGTCATATTCGTCTTCAATTATATTTTTCTTAGTATTCAATTTGTAAATAATGATTTTTTATGAGaggattaaataaattaatgtGGTCTAAACTCTCACACTTGAAACCTTTAAATGTATTGCTAAAAATATTAGACATTTTATAATGATATCTATTATTAAATTGTACACCATAAAAGAACAGTATCAGGATACGTAAATTAatcacaaaataaataaaattacatcaCTTAAAGTTTTATAAAAATGTACTTGGATTTCTTCTCTACTTTTAACTGAGAATTTTTATTAAAGACAATAAATAAGTACATTTGTAATGAAAATAAGCAAATGTCTTTTAACAAATGTACATatgataaaatttacagtaaTATGGAATTTATAATTAGTCAATTACATTTTACAAAACAAAAACTTCAATTGATTTTAAAGTGAGACCTCATGTCCAACTAGTATTACAAAATGAAGATAGGAAATCCTATTGATAGAAAAAGAaccaaaacttaaaatataaataaagaaataaataaggccTGAACTTAAACAAAATGGCTTTCAGCTAAAGGTACTGTATACCATCTTGAGGAAGCTAAAAAGTAACATATTATCTTATCAACAAATCTAGCAAATCTGCTGTCAAATGAGGTGCCTTTGGAAATTCACATAAAACTCCAACAAAGCCCCACAAGAATCCTAGATGCCagctttatttttcatttttttttccctcATTGCAAAACCCTCGAGGGCCTGTTCTTTTATTGAGATTTTAAACTCACAAGAATGTACAATCTCAATACTTGTAAATCTTAAAACCTTTTATGTCTTACAATTTTAAAGTGCAATTTTAGTTGATTATTTAGGATATAAAGACCTATTTTATATTTGAATTTGTACTGTTCCTTTTTCATTTAGTTCTACAAGGTAACTACTGTATGATAAAGAAAATACTTATTTGCTTGTCTCTGATTATTAACAATAACAATATAAAAATATCCCAAAATAAAAAAGCCCCATATTATCATACTATCTACAACTTTAAGGAGACTAAACACAATGAAATGGAGACAAAGAAGTTGAAAAATCCTACTATAATCATACTAACAGCTTTACCAATGGTATTAAACTCAGCAAATCAATGCAGAATGCTAATCAGCTTTAATGCAACAAAGTTTGAGCAAAGATTTGTCAGTGGAGGTGCAATTCATATCCAATTTAATGCACTCGATAAATGTAAGCCAAGAATCAACAAATAACTATCTGGAAAGGTTTAGTGCAGAATAAGAGCATGCATAAACACACACATCTAACACTTACCAGTATCAATCAACATTTATGAGAAGTACATGTGACCTGCCATATGCATTATGTTACCTGCACATCCTTTGTCAAATTCAAGCATGCAAGACTGACCACAAGTACGAACAGAAGCAGCAAATCCTTCTCCACAGTTCAGTGACTGTTCCAACCTAGACTTAAAATTTTCAAGTGTTTTAGAACGTAGATGTCCCAGTATGGTGAGATAAGCAGGGTGTACCAACTGCATAACACAGAAGAAATGTCATCTTCAGAAATTGTGGCACAACTTTAGAGGGATGAATATTCTAAGAATCATGCATCCAGTCACAGAAAAAAGAGTTTTCTTCAACCACCTAATAGGACCAGGGTTGCAAAGAAATATATTCTAGTCAACTAACATTAATCCAAATTGATGAATCCATTTCCTCCATTCTACTATGTTTAAGAACACATCTTCATATAAAGTTCTAGAGCTGCTTAATATTTTCCCCATATCATCCCAGATTTCTCCCTCAATTTCTTACTCTTATCACTACAAACCTTATATATTGGTGCATTTTCTGGTCTACAAAACACATGTCCAAACCATCTTAATTTTCCTTAACGTTTCCCAAATAGTTGCTATTTCCACATTCTTAGGAATGAATTCATTCTTGATCCTGTCTATTCTTATTTTTTTGCACATCCGTCTTAACATCTCTACAACACCAATCTTGTGAATATATTTCACACAATATCTGTTGCCATACTTCATAAGCTGGTTGAGTAAAATATTGTAAAACTTTCCTTCAACTTAGCTGATATCTTGAAATCACATAAGACTCTAGTTGCACTTCTTCACTCATCTGATTTTAATCCCATAGTTAACATCCTCCTCACTTCCTCGTCCAGTTGTATCTGAGAGCCTAGGGATCCAAAAGAGAGTGCCTTTTGAACACCAAATTAGTTGGGGTCAATAATCTTATATGAATCAAGAAGAAATGGATGAAACGAGAAGAAATAGAGGGTAGATTTGGCTGAAAGAAGGCTAGATTATTCCCTCAAGCTGATGCGTTTATATACTGTAAAAATTAGAACAGATATGGAAATACAATCAACTCAGTCATTCCTATAATCACTGCACAATTCTAGCTCTAAATGCACTTGAGTTGAAGGTTGAGCACATTGAAGTTATAGGATATAGCAGGACTGAGGATGTGTGGAAAGTAGCTGTAGCGAGAGagtgttttgtagctctagatttTTATGAAGATGTTCCCACCAAGAGGAATGGAGGGAATGGATTTGTTGGGTTATTTAAACCATCTCATCCTCCATTTTCTCAACTTTTACTTAATAAATGCATTCATACCTTGTCCATCCATGTATTTCCACACATCCATCTTAACATCCTTATTTCTGCCTGCTAATCTTAGGAACATCATGCTTTTCCATTGCCCAACACTCCTTGCCATACATCATATGTTAGAATCCCTTAATTAGTGTaaattagctgtaaattagaatataattaggAATCATTGTATTTATTAGTTTCTTATTTAGTCCTAGCCTTTGTGTATAAATTAGAATTCTTGTAAATCATTTTTGtatgaaaaaatataaaagaaattctctaAATTCTCTATCCTCTGCATGGTATTAGAGCTGTATCAAAATTTTTTAGCGTAAACAGTGTAGTTCTAGGTAGTTTTTTGTAGGTCAAGCTTCTACGTCATTCTAAGAAGGGAGGCGGCTGTCACCACCAACCTGAGGAGGAAGGACACCAATCGATCGGCCTACACCCGAAGTCCCGCCGCCATCCGGTGAAACACGTGAGCTCACGCACCTCCAGAACGCACCGGCACGTGCACCCTTTTTCAGGTGATTTCCCCGGCCGACGACCTTCCCTTTCTGGCGCGCCTCTGACCAACATGTTTCCACACCTAGtttgcactttttttttttttttggtacctTCCGTTACCCAGTTTCTTGCTCTCTACCTCAGTACCTATTCCTTTAattgaaaaatgactaatggaaataAGGAAGCCTCTGAAATAAAGGTTGGATTTATCGGTGATAATCTCCCTCTACAAATTAGTTCTGTAAAGTTGGATGGAACTAATTATTTAGCAAGGTCTAGATCCTGTCTACTGTTCATTCAGGCTAGAGGACTGCAGGGGTATATTACTGGAGATAAGAAAAAGCCAGAAAGTGCTAGTTCTACCTATAATCAGTGGGAGTCGGAGAACTCTCTTGTTATGTCATGACTTATCAATTCTATGCAACCTCATATAGCTCGTGGGTATTTACTGTTGGACAGTGCAGCTACCATTTGGAGTGCTGTTTCTCAGATTTATTCTCAAATTGGAAATGATGCACAAGTTTACGAGCTTCAAAACAAGGTTCACGGAATGAAACAAGGTGATTTGACTGTTGCTCAGTATTATGCGGCATTAAGCAGTCTATGACAAGAGTTGAATTTTTATCAGGACTTTTAGACTTCATGTCCGGCTGATGCAGTTAAGTTCCAGAAATTGATTGAGAAGGAGCGCATATATGATTTTCTTACTGGGCTAAATGTGGAATATGATAAAATTTGAGTTCAAGTACTTGGTAAGGATCATTTGTCCACCTTAAGGCAGACATATTCTTATGTTCAGCAGGAGGAGAGCAGAAGGAGTGTCATGATCAATTCTACAGCTGTTGATAAGGCTAGGCTGACTGCTACCTCCTTACGAGAACAGTCAAATGGTCCATCAGATAAGGATCACTTGCATTGTGACTACTGTGGGAAATCCCGACACACCAAAGAACAATGTTGGAAGCTGCATAATCGCCCAACTAAAGGGCGTGGAGGAAAAAGGATGGACTCTGCTAGATCACAAGCAAATATATCTGAGGCTGTGAGTGTTTCTAAAGATACTGCTATCACTGGAATATTTTCCAATGAAAAGGTACAAACTCTAAGGCGATTCCTGTCACAGCTTGAATCACAATCCACTACAGTTGCCTCTTCTAACTTCGTCAACTCGGGTAATGTTTTTCTTGCCAATCATAATAATTCATTTTGGCTTATAAATTCTGGAGCAAACAAACATATGACAGGCTCTTCGAATAAATTCATATCCAATTCTTCATGTTCAGGCAAAGAAAAAGTACTCACTGCGGATGAATCCTTATCTAATGTTTTTGGAACAGGTTCTATTAAATGCAATCCTACTATAAGTCTTAGTTCCGTCTTACATGTGCCTAGCTTTCCTATTAATCTTCTGTCTGTCAGTTCTATCACAAAAGCTCTCAACTGCAAAATTGAGTTTTTTACCACTCACTGTGTATTTCAGGAATTGATAACAGGGAGAACGATTGGCAGTGGTAGACTGCAAGATGGGCTATATTTATTTAATGATTGTGTTGATCAGGCCATGTTGGGGCAGTCTATGGGTGGTGAGGAAGAAATTATCTAGTGGCATAGGAGAATTGAACATCCTTCATATACTGTTTTAGAGAAACTTTAAACAATGCAAAACTGAATTGTTAGTATGTAATGCTTGTGAGTTTGCCAAACATACTAGACAATCTTATCCGGCAATAAATAATAAGCCTTCAGTTCCTTTTATGACTATCCATTCTGATGTGTGGGGGCCTACTCAAACTGTGTATTTATCGGGTTATAGATGGTTTGTGACCTTTATTGATTGTTGCAGTAGGTTAACTTGAGTATATCTGATGAAAGAGAAAAATGAAGTATTTTCATGTTTTCAGCAGTTTCACAAAATGATTAGCACCCAGTTTGATGCTCATGTTAAAATACTGAGAACTGATAATGGCAAAGAGTATATGAATCGAGTTTCTCAGGAATATTTGAAGTCACATAGGATTTTGCATTAGACTAGTT
The sequence above is a segment of the Hevea brasiliensis isolate MT/VB/25A 57/8 chromosome 11, ASM3005281v1, whole genome shotgun sequence genome. Coding sequences within it:
- the LOC110668795 gene encoding protein ROOT HAIR DEFECTIVE 3 homolog 2 isoform X4, translated to MRWCHDIGREQAANKPLLKTVFQVMMHLFSPRKTTLMFVIRDKTKTPLEHLEPILREDIQKIWDAVAKPRAHNSTPLSDFFNVKIIALSSYEEKEEQFKEQVAQLRQQFFHSISPGGLAGDRRGVVPASGFSFSAQQIWKIIKENKDLDLPAHKVMVATVRCEEIAAGKLRNLSSDEGWLALVEAVQVGPVSGFGKKLSSILETYLSEYDMEAIYFDEGVRNTKRQQLETKALDLVHPAYLTILGHLRSKTLENFKSRLEQSLNCGEGFAASVRTCGQSCMLEFDKGCADASIRLAKWDASKVREKLRRDIETHASSVCNLKLSEMIKKYEKQLADALTEPVESLFEAGGRDTWVSIRGLLKRETEVAVSGLLADFASFELDRSTIDTMVQNMRDYARNVVERKAREEAGKVLIRMKDRFSAVFNHDNDSMPRVWTGKEDIRTITKDARSASLKLLSVMAAIRLDEKPDKIENVLFSSLMDGSVAVSSSQDRSVGATSDPLASSTWQQVSPKDTLITPVQCKSLWRQFKTETEYAVAQAISVQEANKRSNNWLPPAWAIVAMIVLGFNEFMLLLKNPLYLMILFIVFLLSKALWVQMDIAGEFRNGTLAGILSISSRFLPTLMNLLRRLAEEAQGHPASEAPRTHSLVSHSFKNETQRNPISSAIPESSVSSNVSSSDDGVEISSPNLTHRRSEKIP
- the LOC110668795 gene encoding protein ROOT HAIR DEFECTIVE 3 homolog 2 isoform X1, whose amino-acid sequence is MAEECCATQLIDGNGVFNVVGLDNFVRTTKLADCGLSYAVVAIMGPQSSGKSTLLNHLFHTNFREMDAYRGRSQTTKGIWIARCIGIEPFTIAVDLEGTDGRERGEDDTAFEKQSALFALAIADVVLINMWCHDIGREQAANKPLLKTVFQVMMHLFSPRKTTLMFVIRDKTKTPLEHLEPILREDIQKIWDAVAKPRAHNSTPLSDFFNVKIIALSSYEEKEEQFKEQVAQLRQQFFHSISPGGLAGDRRGVVPASGFSFSAQQIWKIIKENKDLDLPAHKVMVATVRCEEIAAGKLRNLSSDEGWLALVEAVQVGPVSGFGKKLSSILETYLSEYDMEAIYFDEGVRNTKRQQLETKALDLVHPAYLTILGHLRSKTLENFKSRLEQSLNCGEGFAASVRTCGQSCMLEFDKGCADASIRLAKWDASKVREKLRRDIETHASSVCNLKLSEMIKKYEKQLADALTEPVESLFEAGGRDTWVSIRGLLKRETEVAVSGLLADFASFELDRSTIDTMVQNMRDYARNVVERKAREEAGKVLIRMKDRFSAVFNHDNDSMPRVWTGKEDIRTITKDARSASLKLLSVMAAIRLDEKPDKIENVLFSSLMDGSVAVSSSQDRSVGATSDPLASSTWQQVSPKDTLITPVQCKSLWRQFKTETEYAVAQAISVQEANKRSNNWLPPAWAIVAMIVLGFNEFMLLLKNPLYLMILFIVFLLSKALWVQMDIAGEFRNGTLAGILSISSRFLPTLMNLLRRLAEEAQGHPASEAPRTHSLVSHSFKNETQRNPISSAIPESSVSSNVSSSDDGVEISSPNLTHRRSEKIP
- the LOC110668795 gene encoding protein ROOT HAIR DEFECTIVE 3 homolog 2 isoform X3; its protein translation is MAEECCATQLIDGNGVFNVVGLDNFVRTTKLADCGLSYAVVAIMGPQSSGKSTLLNHLFHTNFREMDAYRGRSQTTKGIWIARCIGIEPFTIAVDLEGTDGRERGEDDTAFEKQSALFALAIADVVLINMWCHDIGREQAANKPLLKTVFQVMMHLFSPRKTTLMFVIRDKTKTPLEHLEPILREDIQKIWDAVAKPRAHNSTPLSDFFNVKIIALSSYEEKEEQFKEQVAQLRQQFFHSISPGGLAGDRRGVVPASGFSFSAQQIWKIIKENKDLDLPAHKVMVATVRCEEIAAGKLRNLSSDEGWLALVEAVQVGPVSGFGKKLSSILETYLSEYDMEAIYFDEGVRNTKRQQLETKALDLVHPAYLTILGHLRSKTLENFKSRLEQSLNCGEGFAASVRTCGQSCMLEFDKGCADASIRLAKWDASKVREKLRRDIETHASSVCNLKLSEMIKKYEKQLADALTEPVESLFEAGGRDTWVSIRGLLKRETEVAVSGLLADFASFELDRSTIDTMVQNMRDYARNVVERKAREEAGKVLIRMKDRFSAVFNHDNDSMPRVWTGKEDIRTITKDARSASLKLLSVMAAIRLDEKPDKIENVLFSSLMDGSVAVSSSQDRSVGATSDPLASSTWQQVSPKDTLITPVQCKSLWRQFKTETEYAVAQAISVQEANKRSNNWLPPAWAIVAMIVLGFNEFMLLLKNPLYLMILFIVFLLSKALWVQMDIAGEFRNGTIQCLISLF